One window of Desulfovibrio subterraneus genomic DNA carries:
- a CDS encoding D-2-hydroxyacid dehydrogenase yields MRIVVLDGYTLNPGDNPWTAVDALGDLAVHPRTPAAEVMERAKGADILLTNKVRLTEEIINALPDLKFISVLATGYDVVDIRAAAARGIPVSNVPGYGTNAVAQHVFAMLLEMYRRVSDHAQSVRAGQWTGNKDWCYWNSTQLDLTGKTMGLVGFGNISRRVAEIALAFGMRVQAHVPRPKPHPGYENFSFCDLETLFATSDVISLHCPLTPENKGFVNAERIASMPAGAILINTARGPLVDEEAAARALHAGTLGGLCTDVTSVEPVPADNPLLTAPNCLITPHLAWGTLTARETLMRVTAQNIQAFLSGNAQNVVNAHLL; encoded by the coding sequence ATGCGCATCGTAGTGCTGGACGGTTATACACTGAACCCCGGAGACAACCCCTGGACCGCAGTGGACGCTCTCGGCGATCTGGCAGTTCACCCCCGCACGCCTGCTGCGGAGGTTATGGAAAGAGCCAAGGGAGCGGATATTCTGCTCACCAACAAGGTGCGGCTCACGGAAGAGATCATCAACGCCCTGCCGGACCTCAAATTCATTTCAGTGCTCGCCACCGGATATGACGTGGTGGATATTCGTGCCGCCGCAGCCAGAGGCATTCCCGTTTCCAATGTTCCCGGCTACGGAACCAATGCCGTTGCCCAGCACGTTTTTGCCATGTTGCTCGAAATGTACCGCCGCGTGAGCGACCATGCCCAGAGCGTACGCGCGGGCCAATGGACCGGCAACAAGGACTGGTGCTACTGGAACTCCACACAGCTGGATCTGACAGGCAAGACCATGGGGCTTGTAGGCTTTGGCAACATCAGCCGCCGCGTGGCGGAAATAGCCCTTGCGTTCGGCATGCGGGTGCAGGCCCATGTTCCCCGTCCCAAACCGCATCCCGGATACGAAAACTTCTCGTTCTGCGATCTCGAAACCCTGTTTGCAACGTCGGATGTCATCAGCCTGCACTGCCCTCTCACGCCGGAGAACAAGGGCTTCGTGAATGCAGAGCGAATTGCCTCCATGCCCGCTGGCGCCATTCTCATCAACACGGCGCGTGGTCCGCTGGTGGATGAAGAGGCTGCGGCCAGGGCGCTGCACGCCGGAACTCTCGGCGGGCTGTGCACCGATGTGACGAGTGTGGAGCCGGTGCCTGCCGACAATCCCCTGCTGACCGCGCCCAACTGCCTGATCACTCCCCACCTTGCATGGGGAACGCTCACTGCGCGCGAAACGCTCATGCGGGTGACCGCTCAGAACATTCAGGCCTTTCTTTCCGGCAACGCGCAGAACGTGGTGAACGCCCACCTGCTGTAG
- a CDS encoding glycosyltransferase family protein: protein MKKLFWIGSPFFSGSLAECGWEVCAHNFEHTAVFGWGDIVSIAGWEPDVVVVADKSRPPFVLGMEKFPCLTVFYCVDSHIHSWYPLYAQGFDACLMSLKDHMPRMAGDFLPAERIWWFPAFAKNDDLPLPHTPEWDLLFVGTVNPQTTPKRHAFLQALKERVPSLHVTQGNYRQLYPKARLVLNFCEFGDLNFRVFEALGCGVCLVTPDIANGQPELFTNGEDLLTYPVHTEDSMDRLVATIEDALQDNGRCRHIAASGLAKVDSKHRARHRAQAFTDAVRALSAEETIKKRMHRASAIRSGALRLIYLLLAESVESSLLKQAYLRAAG from the coding sequence ATGAAAAAACTGTTCTGGATAGGCTCTCCCTTCTTTTCCGGTTCCCTTGCCGAATGCGGGTGGGAAGTATGCGCGCATAATTTCGAACACACGGCGGTGTTCGGATGGGGTGATATCGTTTCCATTGCAGGCTGGGAACCGGATGTGGTGGTTGTGGCTGACAAAAGCCGCCCCCCCTTTGTGCTGGGGATGGAGAAATTCCCCTGCCTCACGGTATTCTATTGTGTGGATTCACACATACACAGCTGGTATCCGCTCTATGCTCAGGGCTTTGACGCCTGCCTCATGAGCCTTAAGGACCATATGCCCAGAATGGCGGGGGACTTTCTTCCCGCAGAGCGCATCTGGTGGTTTCCCGCTTTTGCCAAGAATGACGACCTGCCCCTGCCCCACACACCGGAATGGGACCTTCTCTTCGTGGGCACCGTGAACCCGCAGACCACACCGAAACGGCACGCCTTTCTGCAGGCACTCAAGGAACGGGTGCCTTCACTGCATGTAACGCAGGGCAACTACCGCCAGCTCTACCCCAAGGCCCGGCTGGTGCTCAATTTCTGCGAGTTCGGCGACCTGAACTTCCGTGTTTTCGAGGCGCTGGGCTGCGGCGTATGCCTTGTGACACCGGACATTGCCAACGGACAGCCGGAACTGTTCACAAACGGTGAAGACCTGCTCACCTACCCCGTGCATACGGAAGACAGCATGGACCGCCTTGTCGCCACCATTGAAGATGCCCTGCAGGACAATGGCCGATGCAGGCACATTGCCGCCAGCGGTTTAGCCAAGGTTGATTCCAAGCACCGCGCCCGGCACAGGGCGCAGGCTTTTACCGATGCCGTACGCGCTCTTTCTGCCGAAGAAACCATAAAAAAACGGATGCATCGTGCATCCGCCATACGGTCCGGGGCTCTTCGCCTCATATATCTTCTGCTGGCTGAAAGCGTGGAGTCTTCCCTGCTCAAGCAGGCCTATCTCAGAGCCGCCGGCTAA
- the thiC gene encoding phosphomethylpyrimidine synthase ThiC, translating to MSILNLNTALATFLDKHLDALAARERLAPEEITKGIENGTMVLLANPNHKNVVPTLVGQPASVKVNANIGTSPLKNDIRCEMVKLQTAINAGTDTVMDLSIGGDLNAIRTEMLDKCILPLGTVPMYAVAQKYIDAGKDPAEIDPEEIFAEIESQALQGVDYMTVHCGLTRRGADFATNGDRIMGIVSRGGSILARWMIKNDKENPLLTGYDRILEIARKYNVTLSLGDGLRPGAGTDAGDAAQWEEVMVLGQLAKRGLAAGVQCMIEGPGHVRMDEVEAQIKSIKKLTNGAPLYVLGPLTIDCSPGYDHIAGAIGGAIGVRAGVDFLCYLTPAEHLTLPSIEDVHAGVMASRIAAQAGEAALGRAHAVERELAMSRARKALDWEAMSTLALDPAMVEKRREEHKDKRECAMCGKFCAYKMIEENPSCGD from the coding sequence ATGTCCATTTTGAACCTGAACACCGCCCTTGCCACTTTCCTGGATAAACATCTGGATGCGTTGGCGGCGCGGGAGCGTCTGGCTCCCGAAGAAATCACCAAGGGGATTGAAAACGGCACCATGGTGCTGCTTGCCAACCCCAACCACAAGAATGTGGTACCCACCCTGGTGGGACAGCCTGCAAGCGTGAAGGTTAATGCCAACATCGGCACTTCTCCGCTCAAGAATGACATTCGCTGCGAGATGGTCAAGCTGCAAACTGCCATCAACGCAGGCACCGACACCGTCATGGACCTTTCCATCGGCGGCGATCTGAATGCCATTCGTACGGAGATGCTTGATAAGTGTATCCTGCCGCTCGGTACTGTTCCCATGTACGCTGTTGCCCAGAAGTACATCGATGCCGGCAAGGACCCCGCGGAAATTGATCCCGAGGAAATCTTTGCGGAAATCGAGAGCCAGGCACTGCAGGGCGTGGACTACATGACCGTGCATTGCGGGCTTACCCGTCGTGGTGCTGATTTTGCCACGAACGGCGACCGCATCATGGGCATTGTTTCCCGTGGCGGTTCCATCCTCGCCCGCTGGATGATCAAGAACGATAAGGAGAACCCGCTTCTTACCGGTTATGATCGCATTCTCGAGATCGCCCGCAAGTACAACGTGACCCTTTCCCTCGGCGACGGACTGCGTCCGGGTGCCGGCACCGATGCCGGCGATGCCGCTCAGTGGGAAGAAGTCATGGTGCTGGGCCAGCTCGCCAAGCGCGGTCTTGCCGCCGGTGTGCAGTGCATGATCGAAGGCCCCGGCCACGTCCGCATGGACGAGGTGGAAGCCCAGATCAAGAGCATCAAGAAGCTGACCAACGGTGCTCCCTTGTACGTTCTTGGTCCGCTGACCATCGACTGCAGCCCCGGCTATGACCACATCGCCGGTGCCATTGGCGGTGCCATCGGCGTTCGCGCCGGTGTGGACTTCCTTTGCTATCTGACCCCCGCAGAACATCTTACCCTGCCCTCCATTGAAGATGTTCATGCCGGTGTCATGGCTTCCCGTATTGCCGCTCAGGCCGGTGAAGCCGCTCTTGGCCGTGCTCATGCCGTGGAACGTGAACTCGCCATGTCCCGTGCACGCAAGGCACTGGACTGGGAAGCCATGTCCACTCTGGCGCTCGACCCTGCAATGGTCGAAAAGCGTCGTGAAGAGCACAAGGACAAGCGCGAATGCGCCATGTGCGGCAAGTTCTGCGCATACAAGATGATTGAAGAGAATCCATCCTGCGGCGATTAG